In a single window of the uncultured Pseudodesulfovibrio sp. genome:
- a CDS encoding sensor domain-containing diguanylate cyclase — MFFKRENHTGLIRTPEEEHKLIPGALRIFSILFVGIALLLLAGGYLFYSSEESEYISELKAVEDNSLALKKAAINRALDRAAADVLFLASQNELILHLDTGDLNAARDMEREYLHLANSRQVYDQIRYLDASGRELVRIENRDGRFEVAPQNRLRNEGQRYYFQDCIRLNKGELFLSPLDLKAENGKIEEPVKPMLRFGTPVFDSVGRKRGIVLVNYKAQDLLDRIREQTAATKGTILLLDSEGYWLIGPDKSKEWGFMFPNKADETFARAFPDEWKQMLADGKGQFCSDNGLFTFAIEEPAAILKQFLNMIRASTVPAPDNDRPSPYFWVLVSRVSSDNLESHAGATLTRLFVGGGILFVLISIGAWYLAMAVSRRQEYEKQLVSAAMYDTLTELPNRKLFFDRLDAALSLSQRYEYRLVLLFIDLDGFKEVNDTFGHEAGDELLKRVGTILKNSVRRSDTVARLGGDEFVVMLNKVSNVGDAVLVGEKLVSALRAPITLKAGRAVIGASIGVSVFPEHGDTAEILVQKADQAMYVSKRKGKNTCTIADSSRCADV, encoded by the coding sequence ATGTTTTTCAAGCGGGAAAATCACACAGGCCTCATCAGGACGCCCGAGGAGGAGCACAAGCTCATCCCCGGCGCGCTGCGCATATTCTCCATTCTGTTCGTGGGCATCGCCCTTCTGCTCCTCGCCGGGGGATACCTCTTCTACAGCTCCGAAGAGAGTGAGTACATTTCGGAACTCAAGGCCGTGGAAGACAATTCGCTGGCCCTAAAGAAGGCCGCCATCAACCGCGCGCTGGACCGCGCCGCGGCGGACGTCCTGTTCCTGGCCAGCCAGAACGAACTCATCCTGCATCTGGATACCGGCGACCTGAATGCCGCCCGGGACATGGAGCGGGAGTATCTGCACCTGGCCAACAGCCGTCAGGTGTACGATCAGATCCGCTACCTGGACGCCAGCGGCCGGGAGCTTGTCCGAATCGAAAACCGGGACGGGCGGTTCGAGGTAGCCCCTCAAAACCGGCTCCGGAACGAGGGCCAACGGTATTATTTCCAGGACTGCATCCGCCTGAACAAGGGCGAATTGTTTCTCTCTCCTCTGGACCTCAAAGCCGAGAACGGCAAGATCGAGGAACCGGTCAAGCCCATGCTGCGCTTCGGCACCCCGGTATTTGATTCCGTAGGGCGCAAACGAGGCATCGTCCTCGTCAACTACAAGGCCCAGGATCTGCTGGACCGCATTCGGGAGCAGACCGCGGCCACCAAGGGAACCATCCTGCTCCTCGACAGCGAGGGCTACTGGCTCATCGGCCCGGACAAGAGCAAGGAGTGGGGCTTCATGTTCCCGAACAAGGCCGACGAGACCTTTGCCCGGGCCTTCCCCGACGAATGGAAGCAAATGCTGGCCGACGGCAAAGGGCAGTTCTGCTCCGACAACGGCCTGTTCACTTTCGCCATCGAGGAACCCGCGGCCATTCTGAAGCAGTTCCTGAACATGATCCGGGCTTCCACGGTCCCGGCTCCGGACAACGACCGTCCGTCCCCCTATTTCTGGGTCCTGGTTTCCCGGGTCTCGTCCGACAATCTGGAGAGCCATGCGGGCGCCACGCTGACCCGCCTGTTCGTGGGTGGCGGCATACTCTTCGTCCTGATCTCCATCGGCGCGTGGTATCTGGCCATGGCCGTGTCCAGACGCCAGGAGTACGAAAAGCAGCTCGTGTCCGCCGCCATGTACGACACCCTGACCGAACTGCCCAACCGCAAACTCTTTTTCGATCGCCTGGACGCGGCCCTGTCCCTGTCCCAGCGGTACGAGTACCGGCTGGTCCTGCTCTTCATAGACCTGGACGGGTTCAAGGAGGTCAACGACACCTTCGGCCATGAGGCCGGCGACGAACTGCTCAAGCGGGTGGGAACCATTCTGAAGAATTCCGTCCGACGGTCGGACACCGTGGCCCGCCTTGGCGGCGACGAATTCGTGGTCATGCTGAACAAGGTGTCCAATGTGGGCGACGCGGTCCTAGTAGGCGAAAAGCTCGTGTCCGCCCTGCGCGCGCCCATTACCCTCAAGGCGGGCCGTGCTGTCATCGGCGCCAGCATCGGCGTGTCCGTATTCCCGGAACACGGCGACACCGCCGAGATACTGGTCCAGAAGGCGGATCAGGCCATGTACGTATCCAAGCGCAAGGGCAAGAACACCTGCACCATAGCCGACTCGTCCCGCTGCGCGGACGTCTGA
- a CDS encoding CBS domain-containing protein, producing the protein MYVGLKMLRDFVKVTPQTLVKDAQKQLEDNKLWMLLVVDDDGKLVGYVRKEDISAALPSIMTSLEKHEINYLMSKLTVEKIYRTDIKTVAPETEIEGAADMMYEMNLAGLAVIGETGELIGYINRNVLLDVLAEEMGYREGGSRLTLEVEDRSGVLYEVAGVIANMKISIISTGTFFYSGRRIVVVRIDTEDPSTVAAALEDRGYKLVTPVDFEEEWT; encoded by the coding sequence ATGTACGTCGGACTGAAAATGCTTCGCGACTTCGTCAAGGTCACCCCCCAGACCCTGGTCAAGGACGCCCAGAAACAGCTTGAGGACAACAAGCTCTGGATGCTCCTGGTGGTGGACGACGATGGCAAGCTGGTCGGCTACGTGCGAAAGGAAGATATTTCGGCAGCCTTGCCCAGCATCATGACTTCCTTGGAGAAACACGAGATCAACTATCTCATGAGCAAGCTCACGGTGGAGAAGATCTACCGCACGGACATCAAGACCGTGGCCCCTGAGACCGAGATCGAGGGCGCGGCCGACATGATGTACGAGATGAACCTGGCCGGACTGGCCGTGATAGGGGAGACCGGTGAACTCATCGGCTACATCAACCGAAACGTTCTGCTCGACGTTCTGGCCGAGGAGATGGGCTACCGCGAGGGCGGCAGCCGTCTGACGCTGGAGGTGGAGGACCGTTCCGGCGTGCTCTACGAGGTTGCCGGGGTCATCGCCAACATGAAGATCTCGATCATTTCTACCGGTACCTTCTTTTATAGCGGACGCCGCATCGTGGTCGTCCGAATAGATACCGAAGACCCGTCCACGGTCGCCGCCGCGCTCGAGGACAGGGGCTACAAACTGGTCACTCCTGTGGATTTCGAGGAGGAGTGGACCTAG